A single region of the Hyphomicrobiales bacterium genome encodes:
- a CDS encoding 5-(hydroxymethyl)furfural oxidase: MSDEATAGPVIGPAPDAFDVVIVGGGSSGCVLANRLSADPRRRVLLIEAGRDIKPGEEAPAMLDIYPGRVAFDPVNHWPALPAYFRPVAHNAAERPPLGRYEQPRLMGGGSSINGQVANRGTPDDYDEWERLGATGWNWQSVLPYFKKLERDLDYGGPLHGDSGPIPIHRVPRERWPAFSLAAEAALEEAGFPALGDQNGRFEDGHFPMTLSNDGVHRVSTARAYLDRETRQRPNLVVMANTSVSGLAWDGRRVVGVQLRAADGVMRSIGARETIVAAGAIHSPALLMKSGIGPAPDLHRLGVTLVHDLPGVGRNLQEHPGISLSAYLARAARLRGTTRRHIHLGLRYSSGSAEGMPSDMYMMVVAKSAWHPLGRQIATLLSWINKPYARGSVTLQGADPAMPPLAAFNHLADIRDVTRLTASVRFMARLLACETLAGHVAHASPSRYSGFAKALGRYSLRNFLITAPAAVALDALPFLRAPFFRHFVAGGMSLADLLASDEAIAAYVRDNAFGQWHACGTCRMGSAGDREAVTDPASGRVHGVSGLRVIDASVMPTAPRANLNIPVIMLAERLADAILATGD, encoded by the coding sequence ATGTCGGATGAGGCGACGGCTGGGCCTGTGATCGGGCCCGCCCCGGATGCTTTTGATGTCGTGATCGTGGGTGGCGGCAGCAGCGGCTGCGTGCTGGCGAACCGGCTGTCCGCTGATCCGCGGCGGCGCGTGCTGCTCATCGAGGCGGGGCGGGACATCAAGCCGGGGGAGGAAGCGCCGGCGATGCTGGATATCTATCCCGGCCGTGTCGCTTTTGACCCCGTCAACCACTGGCCCGCGCTGCCCGCCTATTTCCGGCCCGTCGCGCATAACGCGGCCGAGCGCCCACCACTCGGTCGCTATGAGCAGCCGCGGCTGATGGGAGGCGGCTCCAGCATCAACGGGCAGGTCGCCAATCGCGGCACGCCCGATGACTATGACGAATGGGAGCGGCTGGGCGCCACCGGCTGGAACTGGCAGTCGGTGCTCCCTTATTTCAAGAAGCTTGAGCGGGATCTCGACTACGGCGGCCCGCTCCACGGCGATAGCGGGCCGATCCCGATCCACCGTGTCCCGCGCGAACGCTGGCCGGCCTTTTCGCTCGCAGCGGAAGCGGCGCTGGAGGAGGCCGGCTTTCCCGCGCTTGGCGACCAGAACGGCCGCTTCGAGGACGGCCATTTCCCGATGACGCTCTCGAACGACGGCGTGCATCGCGTATCGACAGCGCGCGCCTATCTCGATCGCGAGACCCGTCAACGTCCCAACCTGGTCGTCATGGCGAATACCTCCGTCTCGGGCCTCGCCTGGGACGGGCGTCGGGTGGTCGGCGTCCAGCTGCGCGCGGCAGACGGCGTGATGCGGAGCATCGGCGCGCGCGAGACCATCGTGGCCGCGGGCGCCATTCACAGCCCGGCGCTCCTGATGAAATCCGGCATAGGGCCGGCGCCGGATTTGCACCGGCTGGGGGTCACACTTGTGCATGACCTCCCGGGAGTCGGCCGAAACCTGCAGGAACATCCCGGAATTTCGCTGTCCGCCTATCTCGCGCGCGCGGCGCGGCTGCGGGGTACGACGCGCCGGCATATCCATCTCGGCCTGCGCTACAGCTCGGGATCGGCCGAGGGGATGCCGTCGGATATGTATATGATGGTGGTGGCGAAATCCGCCTGGCATCCTCTCGGCCGGCAGATCGCGACCCTGCTGTCCTGGATCAACAAGCCCTATGCGCGCGGCAGCGTGACCTTGCAGGGGGCTGATCCAGCGATGCCGCCGCTCGCGGCCTTCAACCATCTGGCCGACATCCGCGATGTCACGCGGCTGACGGCCTCGGTGCGCTTCATGGCACGGCTTCTCGCTTGCGAGACACTGGCCGGCCACGTCGCCCATGCCTCGCCATCGCGCTACAGCGGCTTTGCCAAGGCACTTGGGCGTTATAGCCTGCGCAACTTCCTCATCACCGCGCCGGCGGCGGTGGCGCTTGATGCGCTGCCTTTCCTGCGCGCGCCGTTTTTCAGGCATTTCGTGGCTGGCGGCATGAGCCTCGCGGATCTCCTGGCGAGCGACGAGGCGATCGCCGCTTATGTCCGCGATAATGCCTTTGGCCAGTGGCATGCCTGCGGCACCTGCCGCATGGGTTCGGCGGGAGATCGCGAGGCGGTGACAGATCCGGCCTCCGGCCGCGTCCATGGCGTCAGTGGGCTGCGAGTGATCGACGCCTCCGTGATGCCGACGGCGCCACGGGCCAATCTCAACATTCCCGTCATCATGCTGGCTGAACGGCTGGCCGATGCGATCCTCGCGACAGGTGATTGA
- a CDS encoding Multiple sugar transport system permease protein produces MRPSAIAYVYIAPAFALLLFVLFSPVLYGFWFTLFRIEYGAPTDFVGLGNYVRLMEDPSLLPTLGRSGVFTAACVVFTIMIAMALAIWINRLPARTAFLVQMVVIVPWIISAVVATLLFRWVFVNDIGVASYVIQLLGFDAVQPLNNPTGAMVLLVAVSVWKRIGYAVLVLLAGLKSIPDDYDEAARIDGANNWQIFRMITLPLLKTPLLLIAIVLTLSTFNTVETPLVMTGGGPGDATRILAMDVYERAFTNYDLGSATSLAIVTFAGNILLVMSYVRLARWQA; encoded by the coding sequence ATGAGACCGAGCGCGATCGCTTATGTTTATATAGCGCCGGCCTTTGCGCTACTCCTCTTCGTTCTGTTCTCCCCCGTGCTTTACGGATTCTGGTTCACGCTGTTCCGTATCGAGTATGGGGCGCCGACGGATTTTGTCGGTCTTGGCAATTATGTGCGGCTGATGGAGGATCCCTCCCTGCTGCCGACGCTTGGCCGCAGCGGTGTCTTCACGGCGGCCTGTGTCGTGTTCACCATCATGATCGCCATGGCGCTCGCCATCTGGATCAACCGGCTGCCGGCGCGCACGGCCTTCCTCGTGCAGATGGTCGTTATCGTGCCGTGGATCATCTCCGCGGTTGTCGCGACCCTTCTCTTCCGCTGGGTGTTCGTCAACGATATCGGTGTCGCGAGCTATGTCATCCAGCTTCTTGGGTTCGATGCGGTGCAGCCATTGAACAATCCGACCGGCGCAATGGTTCTGCTTGTCGCCGTCTCGGTCTGGAAGCGTATCGGTTACGCGGTGCTGGTCCTCCTGGCGGGCCTCAAGAGCATACCGGATGACTATGATGAGGCCGCACGCATCGACGGTGCCAATAACTGGCAGATATTCCGCATGATTACGCTGCCGTTGCTGAAGACCCCCCTGTTGCTCATCGCCATCGTCCTGACGTTGTCGACCTTCAACACCGTCGAGACACCCTTGGTGATGACCGGCGGCGGTCCCGGTGACGCGACACGCATCCTCGCCATGGATGTCTACGAGCGGGCCTTCACGAACTACGATCTCGGCTCGGCCACGTCGCTCGCCATCGTCACGTTCGCGGGCAATATCCTTCTCGTGATGTCCTATGTGCGGCTCGCCCGCTGGCAAGCGTGA
- a CDS encoding Carbohydrate ABC transporter substrate-binding protein (CUT1 family), whose amino-acid sequence MMKMIGSKRLRWIGGASLLIVAAALPATGAMAETIRMWTFLNPAGNAPREKALAEIITKFEAANPGAKIVVEPQVWDQMTPKFLAASRGGNAPDVIWVITDLLGDAIKSGSMADLRKLFIDKWTKEQVADQAGAYWDQCAINGKQYCLFTSRNYISVIYRTDLLKEAGIDPATLTTWDKFTDAAKKLTVKDASGTITRWGFGQGFSEAQADPQMMIPATLAEQGTIFEENGKARFATPAGVAALTLQTEMISKHGVTPKQAATWTPDDLIEQFSAGRLAMYTGANVRVSSVQAKIGADKVGQMLWPGNGTKPHSPAVMAGWAVGVWSGSKNQELAGRFLEYMTGPEGDSIWVTVGGQAPTLGTTIKSLASYFDKPGNGYMTVTTEGARNFGWLAPIDFGVGGYRQVLNKAAQNVVVNGAEPKAALEEAEKEFNRRNNR is encoded by the coding sequence ATGATGAAGATGATAGGGTCGAAACGGCTGCGTTGGATTGGCGGAGCGAGCCTGCTCATAGTGGCGGCCGCGCTGCCTGCGACGGGAGCAATGGCGGAGACGATCCGCATGTGGACGTTCCTGAACCCAGCCGGGAATGCGCCGCGCGAGAAGGCCCTGGCCGAGATCATCACCAAGTTCGAGGCGGCCAATCCGGGTGCCAAGATCGTGGTCGAGCCCCAGGTCTGGGACCAGATGACGCCGAAATTCCTCGCGGCAAGCCGCGGCGGAAACGCGCCCGATGTCATCTGGGTGATCACCGATCTTCTCGGAGATGCCATCAAGTCCGGGTCCATGGCGGATCTGCGCAAGCTCTTCATCGACAAATGGACAAAGGAGCAGGTTGCCGATCAGGCCGGTGCCTATTGGGATCAATGCGCCATCAACGGCAAGCAGTATTGCCTGTTCACGTCGCGAAATTACATCTCGGTGATCTATCGCACGGATCTCCTGAAAGAAGCGGGTATCGATCCGGCGACTCTGACGACTTGGGACAAGTTTACCGATGCTGCGAAGAAGCTCACGGTCAAGGACGCTTCCGGCACTATAACCCGGTGGGGTTTCGGCCAGGGCTTCAGCGAGGCGCAGGCCGATCCCCAGATGATGATCCCCGCGACGCTCGCGGAGCAGGGCACCATCTTTGAGGAGAACGGCAAGGCGCGCTTCGCGACTCCCGCCGGCGTGGCGGCGCTCACGCTGCAGACGGAGATGATCAGCAAGCACGGGGTGACGCCGAAGCAGGCGGCCACATGGACGCCGGACGATCTGATCGAGCAATTCTCGGCCGGGCGCCTTGCGATGTACACAGGGGCGAACGTGCGCGTCTCCAGCGTCCAGGCGAAGATCGGCGCCGACAAGGTCGGGCAGATGCTGTGGCCGGGCAATGGAACGAAGCCGCATTCCCCGGCTGTCATGGCCGGCTGGGCGGTCGGCGTGTGGTCTGGCTCGAAGAACCAGGAACTCGCCGGACGCTTCTTGGAATATATGACTGGCCCTGAAGGTGATTCTATTTGGGTAACGGTGGGTGGACAGGCGCCGACACTGGGAACGACCATCAAATCTCTGGCGTCTTACTTTGACAAGCCAGGCAACGGCTATATGACCGTGACCACCGAAGGTGCGCGCAATTTCGGGTGGCTTGCCCCCATCGATTTCGGCGTCGGTGGATATCGGCAGGTCTTGAACAAGGCGGCGCAGAATGTCGTCGTGAACGGCGCCGAACCGAAGGCGGCACTCGAAGAGGCGGAAAAGGAATTCAACCGCCGCAACAACCGCTGA
- a CDS encoding L-alanine-DL-glutamate epimerase-like enolase superfamily enzyme translates to MKLVGISVYPLAATFARQYGGLANVPPEILAPASHFRRIPRTGQYATLVRATADNGLSGWGEGFGLPYPLAVASLVENVVAPVIIGQDLGEPVSMLADLATYFRALGHTRGSAIEALAAVDIALWDLIAKSAGQPLATRLGGSPGPVETYVSPVALLPTPDASAAAARELIAQGYHAVKLKIGRGIAVDLDHISAVREALGQHQLMLDANCAYGVRDAIALAEGLRDLDIAWLEEPIPPDDPAALAAVRRASPVPIAAGENEFILPAFEALAKAGAVDILQPNITRAGGVSGLIAIGELCAREGLRLAPHGVGTSVGVSAALHVCRALPAAWCYEANRLPNALRDELPLAPLSLADGNLVARDVPGHGGDPNVDLLGAFLPPQSEAPKVPA, encoded by the coding sequence ATGAAGCTTGTCGGCATTAGCGTTTATCCCTTGGCTGCAACATTTGCGCGCCAGTATGGCGGGCTTGCCAATGTGCCGCCCGAAATTCTGGCGCCTGCGAGCCATTTTCGGCGCATCCCGCGCACCGGCCAATATGCAACGCTCGTCAGGGCGACGGCTGACAACGGCTTGAGCGGCTGGGGTGAGGGGTTTGGCCTGCCTTATCCGCTGGCGGTTGCAAGCCTGGTCGAGAACGTGGTCGCGCCGGTGATCATCGGGCAGGACCTCGGTGAACCGGTCAGCATGCTGGCGGATCTCGCGACCTATTTTCGGGCTCTTGGCCATACACGCGGCTCCGCCATCGAGGCCCTCGCGGCGGTCGATATCGCGTTGTGGGATCTGATCGCCAAGAGCGCCGGCCAGCCGCTCGCAACACGGCTCGGTGGCTCGCCCGGGCCGGTTGAAACTTATGTCAGCCCTGTCGCGCTCTTGCCGACACCCGATGCATCGGCGGCGGCCGCGCGGGAGCTCATCGCTCAGGGCTATCATGCTGTGAAGCTGAAGATCGGCCGGGGCATCGCGGTGGACCTCGATCATATCTCAGCTGTCCGCGAGGCGCTTGGCCAGCATCAGCTCATGCTTGATGCGAACTGCGCTTATGGCGTGAGGGACGCCATCGCTCTTGCGGAAGGGCTGCGGGATCTTGATATTGCCTGGCTGGAGGAGCCCATCCCGCCGGATGATCCGGCAGCGCTCGCCGCCGTGCGGCGCGCCTCGCCGGTGCCGATCGCTGCGGGAGAGAATGAATTCATTTTGCCGGCTTTTGAAGCGCTGGCAAAGGCGGGTGCGGTCGACATCCTCCAGCCCAACATTACCCGCGCCGGCGGCGTCAGCGGCCTCATCGCCATCGGCGAACTCTGCGCGCGCGAGGGGCTGAGGCTTGCGCCGCATGGCGTCGGCACCAGCGTTGGCGTATCGGCCGCGCTGCATGTTTGCCGAGCCTTGCCAGCGGCCTGGTGCTACGAGGCCAACCGCCTGCCGAATGCCTTGCGGGACGAATTGCCCCTGGCGCCGCTATCCCTGGCGGACGGGAACCTCGTGGCGCGCGACGTGCCGGGGCATGGCGGCGATCCGAATGTTGATCTGCTGGGCGCGTTCCTGCCGCCCCAGAGTGAAGCTCCGAAGGTGCCGGCATGA
- a CDS encoding Regulatory Fis family protein has translation MGETAKAHHAARVYSTLSDGASAARSAVAASWSRSVTQYGLDPDQHRPPHRLDRAAFDLAFERTERLVRLAQPTLDRLFDAVGDAGCCVLLTDRDGVPLDRRGAAGDDTDFLNLGLWTGMVWSEASEGTNGVGTCLAEGRALTIHRDQHFLTRNIGLSCTVSPIWDAEGRLVATLDVSTCRADLTPIMLRLIATAANEAAQGIEARHFRDTFNHARVMLGPDRGKGAVGLIAVDREDLVIGANRAARMAYGLTDARLGSPFPAADLFEGPDGPGEDLATAERGAVQRALSRAKGNVSAAARLLGVSRATMHRKLSRFGLGRNH, from the coding sequence ATGGGCGAGACGGCGAAGGCGCACCATGCCGCACGGGTTTATTCCACATTGAGCGATGGCGCCTCGGCGGCGCGATCAGCCGTCGCGGCATCGTGGTCGCGGTCGGTCACCCAATATGGTCTGGATCCGGACCAGCACCGTCCACCGCATCGCCTTGACCGCGCCGCGTTCGATCTGGCCTTCGAGCGCACGGAGCGGCTCGTCCGGCTCGCGCAGCCGACGCTCGACCGGCTGTTCGATGCCGTCGGGGACGCTGGCTGCTGTGTGCTTCTAACCGATCGTGACGGTGTGCCGCTCGATCGCCGCGGGGCGGCCGGTGACGATACGGATTTCCTCAATCTCGGCCTCTGGACCGGTATGGTCTGGAGCGAGGCGAGCGAGGGCACCAATGGCGTCGGCACATGCCTGGCGGAGGGGCGCGCGCTCACGATCCATCGCGATCAGCATTTCCTCACCCGCAATATCGGCCTGAGCTGCACCGTGTCGCCCATCTGGGACGCCGAGGGTCGATTGGTCGCCACGCTCGACGTCTCGACCTGCCGGGCTGATCTGACCCCGATCATGCTGCGTTTGATCGCCACGGCGGCTAATGAAGCGGCGCAGGGCATAGAGGCGCGCCATTTCCGCGACACGTTCAACCACGCCCGCGTCATGCTTGGGCCGGATCGCGGCAAGGGCGCCGTCGGCCTCATCGCCGTCGATCGCGAGGATCTCGTGATCGGTGCCAATCGCGCGGCCCGCATGGCCTATGGTCTGACGGACGCGCGCCTTGGCTCGCCGTTTCCGGCTGCCGACCTTTTCGAGGGGCCCGATGGCCCCGGCGAGGATCTCGCCACCGCTGAGCGCGGTGCCGTGCAGCGCGCGTTGTCTCGCGCCAAGGGCAATGTCTCGGCTGCAGCCCGCCTGCTCGGTGTCAGCCGCGCCACCATGCATCGCAAGCTCTCGCGCTTCGGGCTCGGCCGCAACCATTGA
- a CDS encoding Alanyl-tRNA synthetase domain protein, producing MKTQLLFRDDAYLREATARVTAVDDAGVQLDQTIFYVQGGGQPGDRGTMTLADGASLPVLNAVYGADRSSVLHQIGEGARRPEIGESVALALDWPIRYARMRAHTALHLLSVILPYPVTGGSVGDGEGRLDFDIPEASLDKDALSAELTAMAARDAVVSERWIADDELLANPSLVKTMSVKPPMGTGRVRLVEIAGLDLQPCGGTHVRRTGEIGSVVVTGIEKKGKQNRRVRIALA from the coding sequence ATGAAAACGCAGCTCCTCTTTCGTGACGATGCTTATCTGCGCGAGGCCACGGCGCGCGTGACCGCCGTCGACGATGCCGGCGTACAGCTTGACCAGACCATTTTCTATGTGCAGGGCGGCGGCCAGCCCGGTGATCGCGGCACCATGACCTTGGCGGATGGTGCCAGTCTTCCCGTCTTGAATGCCGTCTACGGCGCGGATCGCTCGTCCGTTCTGCATCAGATCGGGGAGGGCGCTCGCCGGCCGGAGATCGGTGAGAGTGTGGCTCTCGCGCTCGACTGGCCCATTCGCTACGCACGTATGCGCGCGCATACGGCGCTGCATCTGCTGTCGGTCATCCTGCCCTATCCGGTGACCGGTGGTTCTGTGGGCGATGGCGAAGGGCGGCTCGATTTCGACATTCCCGAAGCCAGTCTCGACAAAGATGCGCTCAGCGCCGAACTCACGGCCATGGCGGCGCGGGACGCTGTCGTCAGTGAACGCTGGATTGCCGACGATGAGCTTCTCGCCAATCCCTCGCTCGTCAAGACGATGTCGGTCAAGCCGCCGATGGGGACGGGCCGCGTCCGGCTCGTCGAAATCGCGGGTCTCGATCTGCAGCCATGCGGCGGCACGCATGTGCGGCGTACCGGCGAAATCGGCAGCGTCGTGGTGACCGGCATCGAGAAAAAAGGCAAACAAAATCGCCGCGTCCGGATCGCGCTTGCCTGA
- a CDS encoding GntR family transcriptional regulator, with amino-acid sequence MTSALPDPSELGQLVGKPGETLQETLHRTLLEMILFGYFERGARLYPQELSLKFGVSLTPVREALMRLATEGYIEAIPRRGFHIRTPTPKQVADLWQVRFGLEVMAGELAIGRLAAGDITLKSLGPLESIQGKLEAAPKRMSHRLHVDLNGRFHHSLVELSGNDLLISLYRSIQMQLLGAWIQRGLNSWRDRLESEGVEHHAIIAALRARDVEQYRAATRKHIDRSLQGALNDLSAQDRDGASE; translated from the coding sequence ATGACATCCGCCTTGCCCGATCCATCCGAACTCGGCCAACTGGTCGGCAAGCCCGGCGAGACGTTGCAGGAGACGCTGCACCGGACGCTCCTGGAAATGATCCTGTTTGGATATTTCGAGCGCGGCGCACGCCTCTATCCGCAAGAGCTATCGCTGAAATTCGGCGTGAGCCTGACGCCTGTGCGCGAGGCACTGATGCGTTTGGCGACGGAAGGCTATATCGAGGCGATCCCTCGGCGCGGCTTCCATATCAGGACCCCCACGCCGAAACAGGTCGCGGACCTATGGCAGGTGCGTTTCGGTCTTGAAGTCATGGCGGGCGAGCTGGCTATCGGTCGTCTGGCGGCGGGCGACATCACCCTGAAAAGTCTCGGCCCCCTGGAAAGCATCCAGGGCAAGCTGGAGGCGGCGCCGAAACGCATGTCACATCGGTTGCATGTGGATCTCAATGGACGCTTCCACCATTCCTTGGTGGAACTGAGCGGTAATGATCTCCTCATTTCGCTGTATCGCTCGATCCAGATGCAATTGCTTGGGGCGTGGATCCAGCGCGGCCTCAATTCCTGGCGCGATCGCCTTGAAAGTGAAGGTGTCGAACATCATGCCATCATCGCCGCGCTGCGCGCCCGCGATGTGGAGCAGTATCGCGCGGCGACGCGCAAGCATATCGACAGATCATTGCAGGGCGCCCTCAACGATTTATCTGCTCAAGATCGGGATGGGGCGTCCGAATAG
- a CDS encoding Multiple sugar transport system permease protein, protein MTSATLSSPAAAPIRRFVPSLGWLWSGLFGCLVILNIAPLIWGIITSFKGQADLFRFPPTFVSFTPTLENYERVFLSGFGGNLGISLVNALVAVVFSLVLALPAAYAFDRFNFPLRRVLFLAVVASIPLSIGAAALLIPNYVYFASLGLTNTPIVLPMLYAAHQLPMAIWVIKGTIEGIPRELDEAATADGCTTFQILRYVILPLVRPALGAAAILVFVGSWNEFVASSVMVDSPSLRTVQPAIYSFIGFFGREWGPLTASATLAILPILIIFALFGRLMVSGLTKGSVKG, encoded by the coding sequence ATGACCTCCGCAACATTGTCATCGCCCGCCGCCGCGCCGATCCGGCGTTTCGTGCCCAGCCTCGGCTGGCTGTGGAGCGGGCTGTTCGGTTGTCTCGTCATCCTCAACATCGCGCCACTGATCTGGGGTATCATCACCTCGTTCAAGGGGCAGGCGGACCTGTTTCGGTTTCCCCCGACATTCGTCAGCTTCACGCCCACGCTCGAGAACTATGAACGTGTGTTTTTGAGCGGCTTCGGCGGAAACCTCGGCATCAGCCTCGTCAACGCGCTGGTCGCCGTGGTTTTCTCCCTCGTGCTCGCTCTTCCGGCGGCCTACGCGTTCGATCGCTTCAACTTCCCCTTGCGACGGGTCCTTTTTCTAGCCGTGGTCGCAAGTATACCGTTGTCGATCGGCGCCGCAGCGCTGCTTATTCCCAATTACGTCTATTTTGCATCGCTCGGGCTCACGAATACGCCGATCGTCTTGCCGATGCTCTATGCGGCTCATCAGCTGCCCATGGCGATCTGGGTGATCAAGGGCACGATCGAGGGAATTCCGCGCGAGCTCGATGAGGCAGCAACGGCGGATGGCTGCACGACTTTCCAGATCCTGCGCTACGTGATCCTTCCGCTGGTGCGCCCGGCCTTGGGCGCCGCCGCCATCCTCGTTTTCGTGGGCTCATGGAACGAATTCGTGGCGAGCTCGGTGATGGTCGATTCACCCTCACTGCGCACCGTGCAGCCCGCGATCTACAGCTTCATCGGGTTCTTCGGGCGCGAGTGGGGGCCGCTGACGGCCTCCGCCACGCTCGCCATCCTGCCCATTCTCATCATCTTCGCCCTGTTCGGCCGGCTCATGGTGTCCGGCCTCACCAAGGGCTCCGTCAAGGGATGA
- the fabG gene encoding 3-oxoacyl-(acyl-carrier-protein) reductase FabG gives MTLSRLDGRIAVVTGAGRGIGRAVAEALHARGARVAIADIDGDTARRTADALGDGALAVVGDAGRGDDVVRMVAEVERGLGGIDILVNNAGQDNALSILDIDEAEWDRLMTTNLKSVYLFTRAVLPGMIAKGRGRVISMSSLVGRQGAINGGIHYATTKAGILGFTRTLARQMAKHGITANAVAPGLIDTDLIRENVTPETRERLQQAIPLARLGATADVGSAVAFLASDEAAYITGATLDVNGGFWIG, from the coding sequence ATGACATTGTCTCGTCTCGATGGCCGCATCGCCGTCGTCACCGGTGCCGGGCGCGGCATCGGCCGGGCCGTGGCAGAGGCCCTCCATGCGCGTGGCGCGCGGGTCGCCATCGCCGATATCGACGGTGACACGGCGCGGCGGACGGCTGATGCGCTGGGAGACGGCGCGCTCGCGGTCGTCGGGGATGCCGGGCGCGGGGACGATGTGGTGCGGATGGTGGCCGAGGTCGAGCGCGGCCTCGGCGGCATCGACATTCTCGTCAACAATGCCGGCCAGGACAATGCGCTCTCCATCCTCGACATCGACGAGGCGGAGTGGGACCGGCTGATGACCACCAACCTGAAGAGCGTGTATCTTTTCACGAGGGCGGTCTTGCCGGGCATGATCGCCAAGGGGCGCGGGCGTGTCATCAGCATGTCGTCGCTGGTCGGCCGGCAGGGGGCGATCAATGGCGGCATCCATTACGCCACCACCAAGGCTGGCATCCTGGGCTTCACCCGCACGCTCGCCCGGCAGATGGCGAAGCACGGGATCACCGCCAATGCGGTCGCGCCGGGCCTGATCGATACCGATCTCATCCGCGAGAACGTCACCCCGGAAACACGGGAGCGGCTGCAGCAGGCCATTCCCCTGGCGCGGCTGGGCGCAACCGCCGATGTCGGCAGCGCGGTCGCCTTTCTGGCATCGGACGAGGCCGCCTATATCACGGGCGCGACGCTCGACGTGAACGGCGGTTTCTGGATCGGTTGA
- a CDS encoding putative Uncharacterized 15.0 kDa protein in dhaT-dhaS intergenic region (Evidence 3 : Putative function from multiple computational evidences) translates to MQVITRIGLDEANHVLDAAQRQAEAIGVPQNIVVVDESGHLVAARRMDGAKFIAMDIAINKALTAAGSRKATRDLAPVVVPGQAAFGIHAQANGRFTTLSGGIPLTLEGVVVGAVGVSSGSTAEDQEVAEAGASAFTERFAAHVG, encoded by the coding sequence ATGCAGGTCATCACCCGCATCGGCCTGGACGAGGCCAACCATGTGCTCGATGCCGCGCAGCGGCAGGCGGAGGCGATCGGCGTGCCGCAAAACATCGTGGTGGTCGATGAGAGCGGGCATCTCGTCGCCGCGCGGCGCATGGATGGCGCCAAGTTCATCGCCATGGACATCGCGATCAACAAGGCCCTCACGGCGGCCGGCAGCCGCAAAGCGACACGGGATCTCGCGCCGGTGGTCGTGCCGGGGCAGGCGGCCTTCGGGATTCATGCCCAGGCGAACGGCCGCTTCACGACGCTCTCCGGCGGCATTCCCCTCACCCTCGAGGGCGTTGTCGTCGGCGCTGTCGGGGTCAGTTCCGGCTCGACCGCTGAAGACCAGGAGGTGGCGGAAGCCGGAGCAAGTGCCTTCACGGAGCGGTTTGCGGCCCATGTCGGATGA